A single window of Thalassoroseus pseudoceratinae DNA harbors:
- a CDS encoding caspase family protein — MANKAFLNGINDYKHISDLRGCVNDVEELENLLTSQYGFKSNNVRTRTDRRVNKGEIKSGWKWLLRGAQAGDCLIFHFSGHGSYTVDKDGDEEGDRRDELLCLYDMDWDDEESYLLDDELWEMTQEIPDGVLLTILLDCCHSGTGTRAIMPPSTVRSAEFTPEKVPLVILQDTVERAGSAEDGIRALAVAANDPEDEDDFASQQTVLARFVAPPPEIRKRASEATVRNAFFSGEVQGERCAKELNHVLFAGCRDDQTSADAFIDGTYRGAFTHAFCESVTSHGANVEHQSLIQFLQTWMRQNRFSQVPQLEPSRTTGPIFHFGQKSSSNTGSGTSSTDRDELLIQLMQELLAQFRSGKSAGLAADRSPGRHLVYVHGICEHLANYSQPWWEAMKPHLSTPLGSTLETARSEVNWSNIVNDRSVMGSSSRNEEINSQRVAEQIKAVLQDRSDRILLEGAPPLDRHMTPEGISGAMRSRGAFDIPGMGCADDFARYLTQSQIRRRILDRFHEEIRPRLEAGVRLDIIGHSWGTVVAYEGLRELDEEFLDGRVLNFFTVGSALSIWPVKKMLAEAFRDGRKPRHVQRWINLDAQSDVVGGPLSGNPFEVDEEFLNLYPMGCEEQGFWRLKWFSPGCAHSSYFHSNNRAVNREIFARFINRDSE, encoded by the coding sequence ATGGCAAATAAGGCGTTCTTAAACGGAATTAACGACTATAAACACATCAGCGACCTACGTGGCTGCGTGAACGATGTGGAGGAATTGGAAAACCTTTTGACGAGCCAGTATGGATTCAAATCCAACAACGTTCGAACACGCACGGATCGGCGGGTGAATAAGGGTGAAATCAAGAGCGGCTGGAAATGGCTGCTCCGCGGTGCGCAAGCCGGAGATTGTTTGATTTTCCATTTCTCCGGACATGGTTCCTATACCGTGGATAAAGACGGTGACGAAGAAGGCGACCGTCGGGATGAGTTGTTGTGTCTCTACGATATGGATTGGGATGATGAAGAAAGTTATTTACTCGACGACGAATTGTGGGAGATGACTCAAGAGATTCCGGACGGCGTTTTACTTACAATTCTTCTGGATTGTTGCCACTCTGGAACGGGCACGAGAGCGATTATGCCTCCCAGTACCGTCCGCTCGGCTGAATTCACTCCCGAGAAAGTTCCGTTGGTCATTCTTCAGGACACTGTTGAGCGTGCGGGTAGCGCTGAGGATGGAATTCGCGCGTTGGCCGTGGCGGCAAACGATCCGGAAGACGAAGATGACTTCGCCAGTCAACAAACTGTGCTGGCCCGGTTTGTGGCACCGCCGCCGGAAATTCGTAAACGAGCTTCGGAAGCAACAGTACGAAACGCGTTCTTTTCAGGAGAAGTTCAGGGCGAACGCTGCGCGAAGGAGTTGAATCATGTGCTGTTCGCGGGTTGCCGGGATGATCAAACCAGCGCTGACGCCTTCATCGACGGCACTTACCGAGGTGCCTTCACGCATGCTTTTTGCGAATCCGTGACGTCGCATGGGGCCAACGTCGAACATCAATCATTAATCCAATTCCTACAAACCTGGATGCGTCAGAACCGGTTTTCTCAAGTCCCACAACTCGAACCTTCCAGAACAACTGGTCCGATTTTTCACTTTGGTCAGAAGTCTTCGTCAAATACCGGATCGGGAACTTCCTCAACCGACCGAGATGAGTTGCTAATTCAATTGATGCAGGAACTGCTTGCTCAATTCCGTTCTGGAAAATCAGCGGGACTTGCGGCCGATCGGAGCCCGGGACGGCACTTGGTTTACGTCCATGGGATTTGCGAACATTTGGCGAATTACTCCCAACCGTGGTGGGAAGCCATGAAACCACATCTCTCGACGCCGTTAGGCTCGACTTTGGAAACCGCTCGCTCTGAAGTCAATTGGAGCAATATCGTCAATGACCGGAGTGTGATGGGATCCTCGTCACGGAACGAGGAAATCAATTCCCAGCGAGTCGCGGAGCAAATCAAGGCGGTTTTGCAAGACCGTAGCGACCGAATTTTGTTGGAAGGAGCCCCCCCATTGGACCGCCATATGACGCCCGAGGGTATATCGGGGGCGATGCGTTCTCGGGGAGCGTTCGATATTCCTGGCATGGGTTGCGCGGATGACTTTGCCCGCTATCTAACACAATCACAAATTCGTCGGCGAATTTTGGATCGATTCCACGAGGAAATTCGCCCGCGGTTGGAAGCCGGCGTTCGCTTGGATATCATTGGCCATAGTTGGGGAACTGTTGTGGCTTATGAAGGTTTGAGGGAGCTTGATGAAGAGTTCCTCGATGGAAGGGTTCTCAACTTCTTCACGGTGGGGAGTGCCCTCTCCATCTGGCCGGTAAAAAAAATGCTCGCGGAAGCATTCCGAGACGGTAGGAAACCGCGACACGTTCAACGCTGGATTAACCTGGACGCTCAAAGTGATGTGGTTGGAGGGCCTTTGTCGGGGAATCCGTTCGAAGTCGACGAAGAATTTCTCAATCTTTATCCGATGGGGTGTGAAGAACAGGGGTTCTGGCGCCTGAAGTGGTTCAGCCCCGGTTGTGCTCACTCTTCCTACTTCCACTCCAACAACCGCGCTGTCAATCGGGAGATCTTCGCCCGGTTTATCAATCGCGACTCGGAGTAA
- a CDS encoding coiled-coil domain-containing protein — protein MAPALLGATSLFELKEVHVKTGGVTTVTDQDATISVYVDKPGELSLKFDKKLMGTLTVDGGEAEKLPGTEIVPIPGGTLSGNVQIAVTVDHVGSDAVTTTTKEYNLQIVEPELAITSIGDGVRADRPINVSAESNTVRVEVYNSRNLSISLNKPIAKAKLRFFTPDQRIVSAGEFEGGDTAAFTPPASNTYTAKLYISKIGDTIFPTGSVVRELGDIQLDVLPFQIEKVLDDGKLTWPGTPATVPIRTSSRDISLSFPAVTVTPDKSVLLYRQVPGSNFPEKLPDTSVVVDENVHQFSIKLPSRAYTYKVVVLNKAKTVVESPPLTLVPPSDAATLPIAIQHARVGVYGSPVTDFSGTGITTAGKMLVQGVGNIPTVFEVFLGPSGAAAHQTTIPPITRNVPGGWEAEFSLPTTLLGDLPNVSGFAYPVAQNTDIHRFAESPVKFQFIRPTQLPQPSLLGAVEPTSGGGREPSVLEKPMKSMLFTKSDAVWLVFEKPDVTETTELLVIDSRTGKVVHQETAPFDDKANAIVTDSTQFAVKMSIPTPGEYQFQALFAHAGVTSAASSPIHVHVRRVGPVVSNVDSRDFSFETGGDSVVIQFNSENPLNPETALDTKKFTLSSAVGLNDGQRIDLVRDIIKAENVDTDEGLTEAIAKANVLLPNPYPTSVDFDPSTNSVKLTFTDLNPGIYKLTVSKELIDVFGNELKKSSTQPTGARHTIELVKAAGTLPPTVTRGISGVTGPPVEFPEYTPPRPPTNGFNPSDKVVTAVARLYYFRDAHRVAQIINRKVKSYNRQQADTNQVIADRALSTAERAVFERRAEELRAVRAAQSARQSEEMLESLQKQQEQAERSEDSATRQLVNVRSNIAQIQRDLENPNLTPEVRSDLQKRLQDAERTRDVLQLNVTGASTDSQQLQQQIASLQATVQANRQKEIEAMEEWEAAEAEEELAFRESFRRSVTAARTDPDTYAPATLKSVDPVMQVSVSVVGEGEVHLRGPRKGVNIVRLMINQLDAPVGQVRVQVHTVQVNGEHGNRMEPVVTRIQRYIDHARFLTTRSAQMLRNAVVLVASRRAEAVNQACPNDTQAMRDRKYLIAFFGQDMIRELELMDSEFLHTGNKLLSIHSMDTTSLASALFMLALAKNDVRHEILFEFEQLVGSKLPWEEQEYFTASGAEFQFGPPLCKEEFKFFAHNAKFVSLRGMFDAELAGADTLSPFQREFIRLAQVFKSRLITEVEWRQRVMQRSVIEERLGDYYEELLKARSQEDQAIQALRKLESESNQQRVIVLRAASRVVAEAKVQRNAQLAAEKTSAELSKFFSNFVEKVIEASISGKIEELEATFPDSETEENKELLEAILERMVNDEEFAKYKKSALDEYRSIYKDESSKLAEAAFNWRTTQWGPLVREYYRAINERLEASENPIVKHFRKMNPGASRLRQTFELGESKLVVELDDNNDARLIEHENWQELSTQLDNQLARASQIQRAIQPYVSPGDKRWEGANALLAIAQTSAANLAEYPDNVLRLRAACYLYGTIAADQAEKVGKIAYDLEQLIAAMSRQDADITLTYRKWIAVRTELSQTINSTGEGDVLSQHLGGVDRGFQELLLFELKRQFAVAVARDSRRDLDHKKFLDMFVDDVEEKYIDLLEGTRAHTAVVDAYIKRIATALEDDFNTQFYFPAFRALRETSRYWDVNLSAIQTESVLTNNREFAKVMPQATMEFDLPKRDILINEAFESAYAAYSDYGALMADPNFLALTKMYSGQPPASAFNVPSSSPLVRDVVPSSLPTSVDQDLMIQTPGTPPQFGSQLEALIPDPAVYKFETGTGFEIRPVIQPDGQAVVFRLHYMYTTNVREPVRADEKHLGRVKRHFVDTDVQLGNYELREVSRFQVGLKASRTSRGVPFLEDVPGLGLLFRPLPQQESSLQENLILAQATIYPTLFDLMGLRWAPAVADLDPLALMETEHVARGRHRKLEERVYDYSGWAVDDFLRVPPTERRPDLYREQYTVPHSHPNGYEGSGLNFEHSKLHEGYSPTEAYPETRLVPRFSSEGKSVIRSLGEPTNRDGVPPRPMSFHGDPGVQFNPNTQYTPQLEYPTHDLAFPESSIDSGFQDYEHPTEGALNPVLDTSRNGNTVVRPYVADSPGDTARIPSVPSPNLNGAYGQKPLGVSQEYQGRPIRTSVPSSDQGRATISLPEVPDPIRTDESIPTTQMRNKSIPSSIQTPPRTIFEDGAVVRANYEQPVKKTKSNWRRWLPFKK, from the coding sequence ATGGCTCCCGCGCTGCTTGGCGCGACGTCTCTTTTCGAACTGAAGGAGGTTCACGTCAAGACCGGCGGCGTCACGACAGTGACGGATCAGGACGCAACAATCTCGGTGTATGTTGACAAACCTGGAGAACTTTCTCTCAAGTTCGACAAAAAGCTGATGGGAACGTTGACTGTTGATGGAGGGGAAGCGGAGAAATTGCCGGGAACGGAAATCGTTCCAATTCCTGGTGGCACGCTTTCTGGGAACGTTCAGATCGCTGTAACCGTGGATCACGTGGGTAGTGACGCGGTCACAACCACGACCAAGGAGTATAATTTACAGATTGTTGAGCCTGAACTCGCTATTACATCGATCGGAGATGGCGTTCGAGCTGATCGGCCGATCAATGTCTCGGCTGAGAGTAATACGGTTAGAGTCGAAGTCTATAACTCTCGAAATCTTTCGATTTCCCTGAACAAACCGATTGCCAAGGCAAAACTCAGATTTTTTACTCCCGACCAGCGTATTGTCTCTGCCGGCGAGTTCGAAGGGGGTGATACAGCTGCGTTTACGCCACCAGCGAGTAATACCTATACTGCGAAGCTTTATATTTCGAAAATTGGAGACACGATCTTTCCAACGGGTTCCGTTGTTCGGGAACTAGGTGACATTCAGCTTGATGTATTGCCGTTTCAGATCGAAAAGGTGCTTGATGACGGCAAGCTGACTTGGCCGGGAACTCCTGCAACAGTTCCGATTCGAACTAGCTCACGCGATATCAGTTTGTCGTTTCCCGCGGTGACCGTGACGCCGGACAAGTCGGTGCTCTTGTATCGCCAAGTTCCAGGCTCCAATTTCCCTGAGAAGCTACCGGACACTTCGGTAGTGGTTGATGAAAACGTGCATCAATTCTCGATCAAACTACCAAGCCGCGCCTACACGTACAAAGTTGTTGTTCTTAACAAAGCTAAAACAGTGGTCGAGTCGCCGCCGCTGACGCTAGTTCCACCATCGGATGCTGCCACGTTGCCGATCGCGATTCAACACGCTCGTGTCGGCGTGTATGGATCGCCTGTGACAGATTTCAGTGGCACGGGAATCACAACGGCCGGGAAGATGCTGGTGCAAGGTGTTGGAAACATCCCGACTGTATTCGAGGTCTTTTTGGGGCCATCCGGTGCAGCGGCACATCAGACAACTATTCCGCCGATAACACGTAACGTTCCAGGTGGTTGGGAAGCCGAATTCTCATTGCCAACAACGTTGCTAGGCGACTTGCCGAACGTCAGTGGTTTTGCATATCCAGTTGCGCAAAATACAGACATTCATCGATTTGCTGAATCTCCCGTTAAGTTTCAATTCATCAGGCCAACTCAACTTCCTCAGCCAAGTTTGCTCGGTGCCGTTGAGCCTACGAGTGGCGGAGGCCGCGAACCGTCAGTTCTAGAGAAGCCTATGAAATCGATGCTGTTCACGAAATCCGATGCCGTGTGGCTCGTATTCGAAAAGCCGGATGTGACAGAAACCACGGAATTGCTCGTCATCGATTCACGAACCGGCAAAGTGGTCCATCAAGAGACGGCCCCTTTCGACGACAAAGCCAATGCCATTGTGACGGACTCAACACAGTTCGCCGTCAAAATGTCCATCCCGACTCCAGGTGAGTATCAGTTTCAGGCGTTGTTCGCACATGCCGGAGTTACTAGTGCGGCGTCGTCACCAATTCATGTTCATGTTAGACGTGTTGGACCGGTAGTTTCCAATGTCGATTCCCGAGATTTTAGTTTTGAGACCGGCGGTGACTCAGTCGTTATTCAGTTCAATTCTGAAAACCCCCTCAACCCGGAAACGGCGCTTGATACTAAGAAATTCACGCTATCCTCAGCGGTTGGCTTGAATGATGGACAACGGATAGACCTTGTTCGCGATATCATCAAGGCAGAAAATGTTGACACTGACGAAGGCCTGACAGAAGCCATTGCCAAGGCGAATGTTCTTCTGCCGAATCCTTATCCAACCTCGGTAGATTTCGATCCTTCGACAAACTCCGTCAAACTTACTTTCACGGATCTCAATCCGGGTATCTATAAGTTAACAGTGTCCAAGGAACTCATTGATGTCTTTGGAAACGAGCTGAAGAAAAGTTCAACGCAGCCAACGGGAGCACGGCACACGATCGAACTTGTCAAAGCGGCTGGAACTCTACCACCGACCGTCACACGCGGGATCTCCGGTGTCACGGGACCTCCTGTCGAGTTTCCGGAGTATACGCCGCCGCGTCCTCCCACTAACGGATTCAACCCGTCGGATAAGGTCGTGACAGCAGTCGCTCGACTCTACTATTTTCGAGATGCTCACCGAGTCGCTCAAATTATCAATCGCAAAGTGAAGTCCTACAATCGGCAGCAAGCAGATACCAACCAAGTGATTGCCGACCGTGCCCTCTCAACTGCCGAACGTGCGGTTTTTGAACGGCGAGCGGAGGAACTCCGGGCTGTTCGTGCCGCACAATCCGCCCGGCAATCCGAGGAAATGCTCGAGTCCTTACAAAAACAGCAAGAACAAGCGGAGCGATCCGAGGACAGTGCCACTAGGCAATTGGTCAACGTGCGATCCAACATCGCGCAAATTCAACGTGATTTGGAAAACCCGAATTTGACTCCGGAAGTTCGTAGCGATCTACAGAAACGCCTGCAAGACGCAGAGCGAACGCGTGATGTTCTGCAGCTCAACGTCACCGGTGCATCCACCGACTCGCAGCAACTCCAACAGCAAATCGCTAGCTTGCAGGCTACGGTCCAGGCGAATCGCCAGAAGGAAATTGAGGCGATGGAAGAATGGGAGGCCGCCGAAGCCGAAGAGGAATTGGCGTTCCGCGAAAGCTTCCGACGATCCGTCACAGCCGCCCGAACCGATCCGGACACCTACGCACCGGCAACACTGAAATCAGTCGATCCGGTGATGCAAGTTTCCGTTTCAGTTGTTGGGGAAGGTGAAGTTCATCTGCGTGGTCCTCGTAAGGGTGTCAATATTGTGCGGTTAATGATTAATCAACTTGACGCACCCGTCGGACAAGTTCGGGTTCAAGTTCATACCGTGCAGGTGAATGGAGAGCATGGCAACCGGATGGAGCCGGTCGTCACGCGAATTCAACGATACATCGATCATGCGCGTTTCCTGACGACTCGCTCCGCGCAGATGCTTCGCAACGCAGTGGTTCTTGTTGCCAGTCGACGAGCGGAAGCTGTCAATCAAGCTTGTCCGAACGATACTCAAGCAATGCGTGATCGAAAGTATTTGATTGCCTTTTTCGGGCAGGACATGATCCGTGAGTTGGAGTTGATGGATTCGGAGTTTCTCCACACCGGCAACAAGTTGCTCTCGATCCATTCGATGGATACCACAAGTCTCGCGTCGGCTCTGTTCATGCTGGCGCTTGCTAAGAACGATGTTCGGCACGAAATCCTATTCGAGTTTGAACAGCTTGTCGGTTCGAAACTTCCCTGGGAAGAGCAAGAGTACTTCACGGCCTCCGGAGCCGAATTCCAGTTTGGCCCGCCACTCTGCAAAGAGGAATTCAAGTTTTTTGCGCATAACGCCAAGTTTGTTTCCCTGCGTGGCATGTTCGATGCGGAACTCGCCGGTGCCGATACACTCTCGCCATTCCAACGTGAATTCATACGCCTCGCGCAGGTCTTTAAAAGTCGCCTGATTACAGAAGTTGAATGGCGGCAACGCGTCATGCAGCGGTCCGTTATCGAAGAGCGGCTTGGCGACTATTACGAAGAGTTGTTGAAAGCTCGTTCGCAAGAAGACCAGGCGATACAGGCTCTCCGGAAGCTAGAATCCGAGTCAAACCAGCAACGAGTGATCGTGCTTCGGGCAGCATCCCGAGTCGTCGCCGAAGCCAAAGTACAACGCAATGCACAATTAGCAGCTGAGAAGACGTCGGCTGAACTTTCGAAGTTCTTTTCTAATTTCGTGGAAAAAGTCATCGAAGCATCAATCAGTGGAAAAATCGAAGAATTAGAGGCGACTTTCCCAGACTCTGAGACAGAAGAAAACAAGGAACTATTAGAAGCCATACTAGAACGAATGGTCAATGACGAGGAATTCGCCAAGTATAAAAAAAGTGCCCTGGACGAGTATCGTTCTATTTACAAAGATGAAAGTTCCAAGCTTGCTGAGGCCGCCTTCAATTGGCGGACTACTCAATGGGGGCCGCTTGTTCGTGAGTACTATCGGGCTATCAACGAAAGATTGGAAGCGTCCGAAAATCCAATTGTTAAGCATTTTCGAAAAATGAATCCTGGCGCGAGCAGACTTCGGCAGACATTTGAGTTAGGTGAGAGTAAATTAGTCGTCGAGCTAGACGATAACAATGATGCCAGACTCATTGAGCACGAGAATTGGCAAGAACTTTCAACGCAGTTGGACAACCAGCTAGCACGAGCAAGCCAGATTCAACGTGCAATTCAGCCGTATGTTAGTCCGGGCGATAAGCGGTGGGAAGGTGCAAACGCTCTGCTCGCTATCGCTCAGACATCTGCCGCGAATTTGGCTGAGTACCCTGACAATGTCTTGCGCTTACGAGCTGCTTGCTATCTCTACGGAACGATTGCAGCGGACCAAGCGGAAAAGGTTGGAAAGATCGCGTACGATCTGGAACAGCTCATCGCTGCGATGAGTCGTCAAGATGCAGATATCACGTTGACTTATCGGAAATGGATCGCGGTTCGCACAGAACTATCTCAAACGATCAACTCCACTGGCGAGGGGGATGTCTTGTCTCAGCATCTCGGGGGCGTGGACCGGGGTTTTCAGGAGCTTCTTCTTTTCGAGTTGAAGCGGCAGTTCGCTGTGGCGGTCGCCAGAGATTCGCGCCGTGATCTCGACCATAAGAAGTTCTTGGATATGTTCGTTGATGATGTCGAGGAGAAATATATAGACCTGCTTGAAGGTACGCGGGCACATACGGCGGTTGTTGATGCTTACATCAAACGAATCGCGACTGCTCTTGAAGATGATTTCAATACGCAATTCTACTTTCCCGCATTTCGAGCGTTGCGAGAAACGAGTCGTTACTGGGATGTCAATCTTTCGGCCATTCAGACGGAGTCCGTGCTAACCAATAATCGCGAATTTGCGAAGGTGATGCCGCAAGCCACGATGGAGTTTGATCTTCCTAAGCGGGACATTCTCATCAACGAGGCTTTCGAGTCGGCGTATGCCGCCTATAGTGACTATGGTGCGTTGATGGCCGACCCCAATTTCCTGGCGTTGACCAAGATGTATAGTGGGCAACCCCCGGCTTCGGCTTTTAATGTCCCATCGAGTTCACCGCTGGTCAGAGATGTAGTGCCATCGTCTCTACCGACAAGTGTTGATCAAGATCTGATGATTCAAACGCCGGGTACACCACCACAATTTGGTTCACAACTTGAGGCACTCATTCCTGACCCCGCAGTCTATAAGTTTGAGACGGGAACCGGCTTTGAAATTCGCCCTGTGATTCAGCCTGATGGTCAAGCAGTCGTTTTTCGTCTGCATTACATGTATACCACAAATGTCCGTGAACCGGTCCGGGCTGACGAGAAGCATCTCGGGCGCGTGAAACGACACTTTGTCGATACTGATGTGCAACTTGGAAACTATGAACTCAGAGAAGTGAGTCGATTCCAGGTCGGACTGAAAGCCTCACGTACCTCACGCGGTGTCCCCTTTTTAGAGGATGTGCCAGGTTTAGGCTTGCTATTTCGTCCGTTGCCGCAACAAGAGTCGTCATTGCAAGAGAATCTCATTTTGGCTCAGGCGACGATTTACCCCACACTATTTGATTTAATGGGCTTGCGATGGGCACCCGCAGTTGCGGATCTCGATCCATTGGCTTTGATGGAAACCGAGCATGTGGCTCGAGGACGTCATCGGAAACTCGAAGAGCGGGTTTATGATTATTCGGGCTGGGCGGTCGACGACTTTTTGCGTGTTCCCCCCACGGAACGACGCCCCGATTTGTATCGTGAACAATATACCGTTCCGCATTCCCACCCGAATGGATATGAAGGTTCAGGGTTGAACTTTGAGCATAGTAAACTTCACGAAGGCTATTCACCAACCGAGGCTTATCCGGAAACGCGTCTTGTTCCTCGATTCTCTTCTGAGGGCAAATCTGTCATCCGATCTCTAGGCGAACCAACGAATCGTGATGGCGTGCCTCCACGACCCATGTCGTTTCACGGTGATCCGGGTGTTCAATTTAACCCGAATACTCAATATACTCCTCAGTTGGAATACCCAACGCATGACCTAGCATTCCCCGAGTCCTCGATTGATTCTGGATTCCAAGACTACGAACATCCAACCGAGGGGGCACTGAATCCGGTACTCGATACCTCAAGGAATGGTAATACTGTGGTTCGACCATATGTCGCCGACAGTCCGGGTGATACAGCGAGAATACCGTCTGTGCCATCACCGAATCTCAATGGCGCGTATGGGCAGAAACCATTGGGTGTTAGCCAAGAATATCAGGGACGACCGATTCGGACTTCAGTTCCATCATCGGATCAAGGGCGTGCCACCATTTCGCTACCTGAAGTTCCAGATCCCATTCGTACAGACGAAAGCATACCTACAACCCAGATGCGGAATAAATCAATTCCATCGTCTATACAAACACCGCCTCGAACCATTTTCGAAGATGGTGCGGTTGTGCGAGCGAACTACGAACAACCAGTAAAAAAAACGAAGTCAAACTGGCGCCGTTGGCTTCCGTTCAAGAAATAG
- a CDS encoding ComEC/Rec2 family competence protein, producing the protein MPSMGTCLLLYFGTQGAPRLIVIDGGPSGVFRSQLKKRLKAIKTERSPDTPLPIRMVMISHIDDDHIRGVLDWFEEFNDLRENGRELPQNILTLWHNSFDDLVKHDADELLTALESEATTAARGGSVSTQFPMSRDSAAVVASVRQGRRLRELASAFALSVNEGFDDLVMAKTQAGPTSIDAGGNLRFLVIGPSKTRLDELQAEWDRQLDKMGLARTARLPEFSDESVFNLASVTVLAEATQGRKTSRILLTGDARGDDILSGLKQAELLNRRGKLYVDLLKMPHHGSERDVSTFFLRILRRIIMSFQLTANTTTPTWRHFKCCSTLAEKPNSTSI; encoded by the coding sequence ATGCCAAGCATGGGGACATGCTTACTGCTGTACTTTGGAACACAAGGGGCGCCTAGATTGATTGTCATCGACGGCGGCCCTTCTGGCGTGTTCCGTAGTCAACTCAAGAAGCGGCTCAAGGCCATCAAGACCGAGCGTTCTCCAGACACCCCTTTGCCGATACGCATGGTGATGATCAGTCACATCGACGACGACCATATCCGAGGAGTTCTTGATTGGTTCGAAGAATTTAACGATTTGCGGGAGAACGGGCGGGAGTTGCCCCAGAATATCCTCACACTTTGGCATAATAGTTTCGATGATCTGGTCAAGCACGATGCAGACGAGTTGTTGACCGCTTTGGAATCCGAGGCGACTACTGCAGCCCGTGGCGGAAGTGTTTCAACACAGTTTCCAATGTCTCGCGATTCGGCGGCTGTTGTCGCTAGTGTCCGTCAAGGCCGACGCCTACGAGAGTTAGCCTCGGCATTTGCCCTTTCGGTAAACGAAGGATTCGATGATTTAGTCATGGCGAAAACGCAAGCGGGGCCGACTAGTATCGATGCGGGTGGGAATCTACGGTTCCTCGTCATCGGTCCTTCAAAAACTCGACTCGATGAATTACAAGCCGAGTGGGATCGACAGCTAGATAAAATGGGACTCGCCCGTACCGCCAGACTACCGGAGTTCTCGGATGAGTCGGTATTCAATCTCGCTAGCGTTACCGTATTGGCCGAGGCGACCCAAGGCCGAAAAACATCGCGGATATTGCTTACCGGCGATGCCCGAGGCGACGACATTCTTAGTGGTTTGAAACAAGCAGAGTTGCTGAATCGGCGAGGCAAACTTTACGTCGACCTGCTCAAAATGCCCCATCACGGCAGCGAGCGAGATGTCTCCACATTTTTTTTAAGAATATTACGGCGGATCATTATGTCGTTTCAGCTGACGGCAAACACGACAACCCCGACTTGGCGACATTTCAAATGTTGCTCGACGCTCGCGGAGAAGCCGAATTCGACCTCTATTTGA